A window of the Brassica napus cultivar Da-Ae chromosome C5, Da-Ae, whole genome shotgun sequence genome harbors these coding sequences:
- the LOC106401163 gene encoding putative pentatricopeptide repeat-containing protein At3g15200 → MRGKYKSEILFQLRNALCRRRISSSTSFAFLRRLSPPEKLNHKHNITLTEFRFLGVNQSSHFLHSLTAPDRNSLGHHKQSAVDVHNVLKNHRGSSPEEIGRILEKCGIVLTEGMILEVVNRNRSDWKPAYTLSRLIRIQSVYLSSPSVYNEILDVLGKMRRFEEFHQVFDEMSTRDAKTYEVLLNRYAAAHKVDEAVKVFERRREFGIEDDSVAFHGLLKWLCRYKHVEFAETLFCSRGREFGGCDIKAMNVILNGWCVLGNVHEAKRFWKDIIASKCRPDVVSYGTMINALTKKGKVGKAMELYKAMWETGRDPDVKICNNVIDALCFKKRIPEALGVFKEMSEKGCSPNTATYNSLLKHVCKLRKTEKVWQLVEEMEDKGGSCSPNDVTFGYLLKYSQKPQDVDSVLERMRKNMCEMTSDLYNLVFRLCVQWGDEEKAREVWNEMERSGLGPDQRTYTVRVHGLHTKGKIGEALSCYREMMSRGMVPEPRTEILLNQTKAKPKEEEDKLRLDSKEEETEVQVNYTRRKLI, encoded by the coding sequence ATGAGAGGGAAATATAAATCCGAAATCTTGTTTCAGCTGCGGAATGCTCTATGCCGGCGCCGGATCTCTTCTTCCACATCCTTCGCCTTTCTTCGCCGTCTCTCTCCTCCGGAGAAACTGAATCATAAGCACAACATCACCCTCACTGAGTTTCGGTTCCTGGGTGTTAATCAATCTTCACACTTTCTTCACTCTCTTACAGCTCCCGACAGAAACTCCCTTGGACACCACAAGCAATCTGCTGTCGACGTTCACAATGTCCTAAAGAACCACCGTGGAAGCTCGCCTGAAGAAATCGGGAGGATTCTCGAAAAGTGCGGGATAGTGTTAACCGAAGGGATGATTCTGGAAGTGGTGAACCGGAACCGGTCTGATTGGAAACCAGCTTATACACTTTCTCGATTGATCCGTATACAATCCGTTTACCTATCTAGCCCATCGGTGTACAACGAGATTCTCGACGTTCTTGGGAAAATGCGGCGGTTCGAAGAGTTCCACCAAGTGTTCGACGAAATGTCTACGAGAGATGCAAAGACGTATGAAGTTTTGCTAAACCGATACGCTGCTGCTCATAAAGTAGATGAAGCCGTGAAGGTATTCGAGAGGAGGAGAGAGTTTGGGATAGAGGACGATTCGGTTGCGTTTCATGGGCTGTTGAAGTGGCTGTGTAGGTATAAGCACGTCGAGTTTGCGGAGACTTTGTTCTGCTCTCGTGGAAGAGAGTTTGGTGGATGCGATATAAAAGCCATGAACGTTATTCTCAACGGGTGGTGTGTTTTGGGGAACGTTCATGAAGCCAAGAGGTTTTGGAAAGACATCATTGCTTCTAAATGCAGGCCTGATGTTGTCAGCTACGGGACGATGATCAATGCTTTGACTAAGAAAGGGAAAGTAGGGAAGGCTATGGAGCTGTACAAAGCAATGTGGGAGACGGGAAGAGACCCGGATGTTAAAATCTGTAATAATGTTATTGATGCATTGTGTTTCAAGAAGAGGATCCCTGAGGCTCTTGGAGTGTTCAAGGAGATGAGTGAGAAAGGTTGTTCTCCGAACACTGCGACTTATAACTCGCTTTTGAAGCATGTCTGCAAGCTAAGGAAAACAGAGAAAGTTTGGCAGCTAGTGGAAGAGATGGAAGATAAAGGCGGTAGTTGTTCGCCTAACGATGTAACATTCGGTTACTTGCTTAAGTATTCGCAGAAGCCTCAAGATGTTGATTCAGTTTTGGAGAGGATGAGGAAGAACATGTGTGAAATGACAAGTGACTTGTACAATTTGGTGTTTAGGCTGTGTGTGCAATGGGGAGATGAAGAGAAGGCAAGGGAGGTATGGAATGAGATGGAGAGAAGTGGGTTAGGACCAGATCAGAGAACGTATACCGTAAGGGTTCATGGTCTGCACACAAAGGGGAAAATAGGAGAAGCGTTGAGTTGTTATCGAGAGATGATGTCAAGAGGAATGGTGCCAGAGCCAAGAACTGAGATCTTACTAAACCAGACCAAGGCCAAGCCgaaagaagaagaggacaagCTTAGACTCGACAGTAAGGAAGAAGAAACTGAAGTCCAAGTTAATTATACACGAAGAAAGTTGATTTGA